The following proteins are encoded in a genomic region of Mahella australiensis 50-1 BON:
- a CDS encoding carbohydrate ABC transporter permease codes for MWNRRIRITAEVRNNITAYILISPAVILITLIGVIPIINSFLYSFQHYLLTDPQDIHFIGLENYITLFKDQNFYYSLWNTMRFTVMSVALELIVGFIGAFMMNKVTRVVGVVRTAVLIPWAIPGIIISYMFSYMFNDQLSVINQILITLNVIDSNITWLADKNWAMFAVVIADTWKQFPYVALMLLAGLEVIPVELYESAEVDGAGKIRQFFSITLPNIQPVLLVVLLFRTMGAVRIFDIVYGMTGGGPANSTSTLVLMAYKYLFGDLNFGLGSAMSSIVFIIILIFSIFYISVLKPKE; via the coding sequence ATGTGGAATCGTAGAATAAGAATAACGGCGGAGGTTAGAAATAACATAACAGCATATATATTGATTTCGCCAGCTGTGATTTTAATCACCCTTATAGGTGTAATACCGATCATAAATAGTTTTTTATATAGTTTTCAGCATTATTTATTGACAGATCCCCAAGACATCCATTTTATTGGTCTAGAAAATTATATAACATTGTTTAAGGATCAGAATTTTTATTATAGCTTGTGGAATACAATGCGCTTTACGGTAATGTCAGTGGCATTAGAATTAATTGTAGGTTTCATCGGCGCGTTTATGATGAATAAAGTAACAAGGGTCGTCGGTGTTGTCCGTACCGCTGTATTAATTCCATGGGCGATTCCAGGTATTATTATATCATATATGTTTTCGTATATGTTCAACGATCAGTTGAGCGTCATCAATCAGATTTTAATTACCTTAAATGTGATCGATTCTAATATTACATGGCTAGCTGATAAAAATTGGGCTATGTTTGCGGTAGTTATAGCAGATACATGGAAACAGTTTCCTTATGTAGCTTTAATGCTTTTAGCTGGATTAGAGGTTATTCCGGTTGAGTTATATGAATCTGCAGAGGTTGATGGAGCAGGAAAAATACGACAGTTTTTCAGCATTACACTACCCAATATACAACCAGTGCTTTTGGTTGTGTTATTGTTCAGAACGATGGGTGCGGTTAGGATTTTTGATATTGTTTATGGTATGACAGGTGGTGGACCTGCAAACTCTACCAGCACTTTGGTGTTAATGGCTTATAAATATTTATTTGGAGATTTAAACTTCGGATTAGGTTCAGCTATGTCTAGTATTGTTTTCATTATAATTCTGATCTTCAGTATTTTTTATATATCAGTATTGAAGCCGAAGGAGTGA
- a CDS encoding ABC transporter substrate-binding protein: MVKHVLKVVSILLCVVMLLFATLTGCSSTSNDSEAPVSSSSGNTVEDTSTQVGGKITFVAGNDTTGAVKKNVEEFKKLYPNIEVDFQQLPGNSDDVKKGIMAPLAASDTDPDVFSTDIIWLSQFASAGWLLDVTQDLEAMKDKYVAGPLSTCYFNDKAYGFPDYTDVGLLYYRSDIIKEPPKTWDELVEMSKANIGKNGIEYGFIYQAFQGEPVVCNALEFIKQNGGNDFVNGKFVINSPNSVEALKFMRSLIDDDISPEGVLTHKPDDSRAIFEEGKALFMRNWTYAYAPSQADTSKVKGKVGVAPLPIGPKGEESSGTLGGWNIAINSHTDNKDAALLFAKFISDETAQKNRTIMASTFPTLKTVYDDNDVQQALPYLKSVMPATEQAKPRPQVPDYPAISSIMQIYLHKALMLEMPYEEALAQMTKELEAAYAKQ; encoded by the coding sequence ATGGTAAAACATGTCTTAAAGGTGGTAAGTATTTTATTATGCGTGGTTATGTTGTTATTTGCAACTCTTACAGGCTGTAGTAGCACGAGCAACGATTCCGAAGCCCCTGTGTCTAGTTCTTCTGGAAACACTGTTGAGGATACTTCAACTCAAGTCGGCGGAAAAATTACATTTGTCGCAGGTAATGATACTACAGGAGCTGTTAAGAAAAATGTAGAAGAATTCAAAAAACTTTATCCCAATATCGAAGTAGATTTTCAACAACTACCGGGTAATTCTGATGATGTAAAAAAAGGTATTATGGCCCCCTTGGCAGCGAGCGATACTGATCCTGATGTATTCAGTACGGATATTATCTGGTTGTCGCAATTTGCTTCTGCAGGATGGCTTTTAGATGTTACTCAAGATCTTGAGGCTATGAAGGATAAATACGTAGCTGGTCCCCTTTCTACTTGTTATTTCAATGATAAGGCATACGGATTTCCTGACTATACAGATGTTGGATTATTGTATTATCGTAGCGATATTATTAAAGAGCCACCTAAAACATGGGATGAATTGGTCGAGATGAGCAAAGCTAATATAGGTAAGAACGGCATAGAATATGGGTTCATATACCAAGCTTTTCAAGGGGAGCCGGTGGTTTGTAATGCTTTAGAATTTATAAAGCAAAACGGGGGAAACGATTTTGTAAATGGTAAGTTTGTAATCAATTCTCCTAATAGCGTTGAAGCGTTAAAATTTATGCGTTCTTTGATAGACGATGACATTTCTCCAGAAGGGGTTTTAACCCATAAACCGGATGATAGTAGAGCGATTTTTGAAGAGGGTAAGGCATTGTTTATGAGGAATTGGACATATGCTTATGCACCTTCTCAGGCCGATACTTCTAAAGTAAAAGGTAAAGTTGGTGTTGCACCGTTGCCGATCGGACCTAAAGGGGAAGAATCCAGTGGTACATTAGGCGGATGGAATATAGCCATTAATTCCCATACAGATAATAAGGATGCAGCTCTTCTTTTTGCTAAGTTTATAAGCGATGAAACTGCACAGAAGAATCGTACGATTATGGCATCGACTTTCCCAACGCTTAAGACTGTTTATGATGATAACGATGTACAACAGGCATTGCCGTATCTAAAAAGTGTAATGCCAGCTACTGAGCAAGCTAAACCTAGACCTCAAGTACCTGATTACCCTGCTATTTCTTCTATTATGCAAATTTATTTGCATAAAGCCTTAATGTTAGAAATGCCATATGAGGAAGCACTGGCACAAATGACAAAGGAATTAGAAGCGGCTTACGCAAAACAATAG